The Vanessa cardui chromosome 9, ilVanCard2.1, whole genome shotgun sequence genome has a window encoding:
- the LOC124532368 gene encoding uncharacterized protein LOC124532368, whose amino-acid sequence MIANLPLLFANGNPTALSKISADELEKFITFMVTCSWGHDTAKDIRKPPWWPNDVVFTHPFVRPSEVPNDWEARLKQLVKRCYDYHKSAFLLVFSAQLARYPRKRLRYVDNRDHTTSLYYRPSSRLLVTFRNENLFYDRETPLDESDPQVKSADIYLCDNCDSHFDNLEVLTAHERLCNNENIPSSTCSGGLPEFLSALKLLPVGEKLEDRSSKGGEGDSRPKNARTAANIDRGPPYPFSSLAYMKNAKINAQRDTSYSRDRIERYCCTSTPISKNVVSKSKNQQFPIRYRRPIDYWQRRHVFPNQRNKKILDLNSQLLLLQCRPLTVDVYRMSMEKIQEYIENLQRESEMKCNADKDIVFVDGLDTDQANDVEMKSCDPLKRVDNDCEVIDLCSDDESPIVNENCDPRAGVTCVMRGGAVLRRTAATPQALPAEPCGARQRPLSSLILQPHPVILIAHTLNNLQTIALD is encoded by the coding sequence ATGATTGCCAATTTGCCGCTGCTCTTCGCTAATGGGAATCCAACGGCATTATCTAAAATCAGTGCCGACGAGTTAGAGAAGTTCATAACATTCATGGTGACATGTTCTTGGGGGCACGACACGGCGAAAGATATCCGGAAGCCTCCTTGGTGGCCTAACGATGTTGTATTTACACATCCTTTTGTCAGACCAAGCGAAGTACCAAATGATTGGGAAGCTAGGCTGAAGCAATTAGTCAAAAGATGCTACGATTATCATAAAAGTGCTTTTCTCTTGGTTTTTTCCGCTCAGCTCGCCCGGTACCCGCGAAAGAGGCTAAGGTACGTCGATAACCGCGACCATACGACTTCGCTGTATTATCGGCCCAGCAGTCGCCTTTTAGTAACCTTTAGGAATGAGAACCTTTTCTATGACAGAGAGACACCCTTAGACGAAAGTGATCCACAGGTCAAATCTGCCGATATTTATCTTTGTGACAACTGTGACAGTCATTTTGATAACTTAGAAGTATTAACAGCACATGAAAGGCTATGTAATAATGAGAATATACCATCAAGTACATGTAGTGGAGGTTTACCTGAATTTCTTTCAGCATTGAAGCTTCTGCCAGTTGGTGAGAAGTTAGAGGATAGAAGTTCTAAAGGTGGTGAAGGTGATTCACGTCCCAAAAATGCAAGAACTGCAGCCAATATTGATAGAGGTCCTCCATATCCTTTTTCATCCCTGGCTTACATGAAAAATGCTAAGATAAATGCTCAGAGGGACACAAGCTATTCCAGAGACAGGATAGAGCGATACTGCTGTACCTCGACACCAATTAGTAAAAATGTAGTTAGTAAAAGCAAAAATCAACAATTCCCTATCAGATATAGGAGGCCTATTGATTATTGGCAACGAAGGCATGTGTTCCCTAAtcagagaaacaaaaaaatactcgaTCTCAATAGCCAGTTATTGCTTTTACAATGCAGACCTCTGACAGTGGACGTCTACAGAATGTCAATGGAGAAGATCCAAGAATATATTGAAAACTTGCAAAGGGAGTCTGAGATGAAATGTAACGCAGACAAGGACATAGTGTTTGTGGACGGGCTTGACACGGACCAAGCTAACGACGTAGAAATGAAGAGTTGTGATCCTCTCAAAAGAGTGGATAACGATTGTGAAGTGATTGATCTGTGCTCAGATGATGAAAGCCCTATTGTTAATGAGAATTGTGATCCAAGGGCTGGAGTGACTTGTGTGATGAGGGGTGGGGCAGTATTACGGAGGACAGCGGCGACTCCACAAGCCCTTCCAGCGGAGCCTTGTGGTGCTCGCCAGCGTCCTCTGTCCTCCCTTATACTGCAACCTCACCCTGTTATATTAATAGCTCATACTCTGAACAATTTACAAACTATAGCATTAGattaa
- the LOC124532509 gene encoding TBC1 domain family member 5 encodes MEQNNTNGSVSPSSPSKPYIEASDYDLQFPTWSMEYLKKAAVEHRLVRPRSLAWAILLNAVPPPSEDILMSIRGHRNFYDDLRKKLSMDPRGVIGDDPLSQREESAWKQHFCDNELKAMILQDVVRTFPDEAYFRDKVVQDLMVRVLFYWSRAHPCPGYRQGMHEVLAPLLLELRADRRAAPRCISDTLRYYLQEDYLEHDSYMLFSAIMKGLEKFYWTGDVPSASGRLPLSKTIHNQNEVIRYLDKVREEYLMLFDPDLATHLAECSISMELFGIRWLRLLFGREFPRSDVPHLWGFIFSDGPMLPNVHYVILAMLISIRSILLAADTARALCVLMRPSAAGVRHVCALALHLRAPHAHPAPRAPAHAPPSHENILDASSSVFAFEQRAEEGAESSGSEGVAEGGDVARSLAALALLRARLPAAVAALRAALPRVPPTAEPPLQQLMQLAALLQCRNHALIDVETALEAAENQSTDAIGRKQLMPVMMAPKPKPPVTSKQVKIAKKVKEVPLKLFYQSECDGASDLPFLDPLGLRTE; translated from the exons ATG gaacaaaataatacaaacggCTCGGTCTCACCGAGTTCCCCTTCAAAACCTTACATCGAGGCCAGCGACTACGA TCTACAGTTTCCAACATGGAGCATGGAGTACCTGAAGAAGGCTGCAGTGGAACACAGATTGGTTCGCCCAAGGAGTTTAGCCTGGGCCATTTTGCTCAATGCTGTTCCTCCACCTTCCGAGGACATTTTGATGAG caTAAGAGGACACAGAAACTTTTACGATGATTTGAGGAAGAAATTGTCCATGGATCCACGGGGAGTAATTGGGGATGATCCACTTTCACAGAGAGAAgag AGCGCATGGAAGCAACACTTCTGCGACAACGAACTCAAGGCGATGATACTTCAAGACGTTGTCCGCACTTTTCCCGACGAAGCCTACTTCCGTGACAAAGTTGTCCAAGACCTTATG GTGCGCGTACTGTTCTACTGGTCGCGCGCGCACCCGTGCCCCGGCTACCGGCAGGGTATGCACGAGGTTCTAGCGCCGCTGCTGCTGGAACTGCGTGCGGACAGGCGCGCAGCCCCGCGCTGCATCAG CGATACCTTGCGATATTATCTACAAGAAGACTACTTAGAACACGACAGTTA CATGCTCTTCAGCGCGATTATGAAGGGCTTGGAGAAGTTCTACTGGACGGGCGACGTGCCCTCCGCCAGCGGACGCCTGCCCCTTTCGAAGACTATACAC AATCAAAATGAAGTAATACGGTATTTAGACAAAGTAAGAGAGGAGTATTTAATGCTCTTCGACCCAGATCTGGCAACACATTTGGCTGAATGCAGCATCTCCATGGAGCTGTTTGGAAT CCGTTGGCTGCGATTGCTTTTCGGGCGGGAGTTCCCCCGCTCCGACGTGCCGCACCTGTGGGGCTTCATCTTCTCCGACGGGCCCATGCTGCCCAACGTGCACTACGTCATACTCGCCATGTTGATCTCGATTAGAAGTATAC TGCTGGCGGCGGACACGGCGCGCGCGCTGTGCGTGCTGATGCGTCCGTCGGCGGCCGGCGTGCGCCACGTGTGCGCGCTGGCGCTGCACCTGCGCGCGCCGCACGCGCACCCCGCGCCGCGCGCACCCGCGCATGCGCCCCC GAGCCACGAGAACATTCTAGACGCGTCGAGCTCGGTGTTCGCGTTCGAGCAGCGCGCCGAGGAGGGGGCGGAGTCGTCGGGCTCGGAGGGCGTGGCCGAGGGCGGCGACGTGGCGCGCTCGCTGGCCGCGCTGGCGCTGCTGCGCGCGCGCCTGCCCGCCGCCGTGGCCGCGCTGCGCGCCGCGCTGCCGCGCGTGCCGCCGACCGCCGAGCCGCCGCTGCAACAACTCATGCAG TTAGCAGCACTGCTTCAATGCCGCAACCATGCTCTAATCGACGTGGAAACCGCACTGGAGGCAGCTGAAAATCAATCGACCGACGCGATCGGCCGGAAGCAGCTGATGCCTGTCATGATGGCGCCCAAACCGAAGCCGCCAGTGACCTCAAAACAAGTGAAAATCGCGAAGAAAGTGAAGGAAGTGCCGCTTAAACTGTTCTATCAGTCGGAGTGCGACGGCGCGAGTGACTTGCCATTCTTAGATCCGTTGGGATTGAGGACAGAATGA